Proteins encoded by one window of Gammaproteobacteria bacterium:
- the pyrF gene encoding orotidine-5'-phosphate decarboxylase, whose amino-acid sequence MVNPLIVALDVATAAQAVRLARMLESEVGGFKVGLELLSGPGPATISVLGTSGVPVFADAKLHDIPATVRRAARQLGALGARWVSVHASGGRAMLEAAVEGLADGAGGRDAGVLAVTVLTSLDDEALHGVGIAASPGRLTSRMARLAAETGCEGIVCSPKELGIIATVAPDLVKVTPGIREAGAANDDQARVAAPREAMQHGADFLVVGRPIIRAVEPVLAARRILASI is encoded by the coding sequence ATGGTGAATCCGCTGATTGTTGCTCTCGACGTTGCGACTGCGGCCCAGGCGGTACGGCTGGCGCGCATGCTCGAAAGCGAGGTGGGCGGCTTCAAGGTGGGTCTGGAGCTGCTGAGTGGCCCCGGTCCTGCGACGATCTCCGTGCTCGGGACGAGTGGGGTCCCTGTGTTCGCCGACGCGAAGCTGCACGACATACCGGCCACCGTTCGCCGCGCAGCGAGGCAACTTGGAGCGCTCGGAGCCCGTTGGGTGAGCGTGCACGCCTCCGGAGGACGGGCGATGCTGGAAGCAGCCGTAGAAGGCCTCGCCGACGGTGCGGGTGGCAGAGACGCCGGTGTCCTGGCTGTGACGGTACTTACGAGCCTCGACGATGAAGCTTTGCATGGGGTCGGCATCGCAGCGTCTCCCGGACGTCTCACCTCGCGCATGGCCCGCCTGGCCGCCGAGACTGGGTGCGAAGGTATCGTCTGTTCGCCGAAGGAACTCGGGATCATCGCCACGGTGGCGCCCGACCTCGTGAAAGTCACTCCCGGGATTCGAGAGGCCGGAGCCGCCAACGATGACCAAGCCAGGGTCGCCGCCCCTCGTGAGGCGATGCAGCACGGCGCCGACTTCTTGGTAGTTGGTCGCCCGATCATTCGTGCTGTCGAACCCGTGCTCGCCGCCCGCCGAATACTCGCGTCGATCTGA
- the def gene encoding peptide deformylase, producing MAIFPIRTFGDPVLRTRTTEVTEIDDSIRRLVDDLIETMYDAPGVGLAAPQIGISKRVVVFDAGDGPKVLINPVLLETSGEWLFEEGCLSVPNRFWPIERPAFARARGLDEFGNVVEYAGQELLGRVLQHEIDHLEGTLLIERLERKVRKQALRDLREEALGLDQ from the coding sequence ATGGCCATCTTTCCCATACGGACGTTCGGTGACCCGGTACTCAGAACCCGTACAACCGAGGTGACCGAGATCGATGACAGCATCCGGCGCCTCGTCGACGATCTGATCGAAACGATGTACGACGCGCCCGGTGTCGGGCTCGCTGCTCCCCAGATCGGCATCTCGAAACGGGTCGTGGTGTTCGATGCAGGAGATGGCCCGAAAGTCTTGATTAACCCGGTGCTCCTCGAAACATCCGGAGAATGGCTCTTCGAAGAAGGTTGCCTCTCTGTGCCGAACCGATTCTGGCCGATCGAACGTCCCGCGTTCGCCCGGGCGCGTGGACTGGACGAATTCGGCAATGTGGTCGAGTACGCGGGCCAGGAACTACTCGGGCGGGTGCTTCAGCACGAGATCGATCACCTCGAGGGGACGTTGCTCATCGAGCGCCTCGAGCGCAAAGTCCGCAAACAGGCGCTGCGCGATCTCCGCGAAGAAGCACTGGGACTCGACCAGTGA
- the rpoZ gene encoding DNA-directed RNA polymerase subunit omega, whose translation MMQPPVEDLLEVAGGRFDLVVLAARRARQINAYFNQLGEGIGHYVPPQVHTLSHKALTIAFEEIVEGKLVVDHAED comes from the coding sequence ATGATGCAACCGCCAGTCGAAGACCTCCTGGAAGTGGCGGGAGGTCGGTTTGACCTCGTCGTGCTCGCTGCGCGTCGCGCCCGCCAGATCAACGCCTATTTCAACCAGTTGGGCGAAGGGATCGGCCACTATGTTCCGCCGCAGGTGCATACGTTGAGCCACAAGGCGTTGACGATTGCGTTCGAAGAGATTGTCGAAGGCAAGCTCGTCGTCGATCACGCAGAGGACTAG
- a CDS encoding methionyl-tRNA formyltransferase produces MTRIVFLGTPATAVPSLRALGSQVVMVVTRPDRGAGRSRKPRPSPVKLAASQLGIDVFQPERSADLAATIASAQADVAVVVAFGMLIPAPALSLPAKGFVNVHFSLLPRWRGAAPVERAILAGDHETGVTIMQLDEGLDTGPLLASRTLPLSSESDAVGVTDALADLGAELLAETLPSYLRGELQPRAQPDDGVTYAKRIDTSEMKIDPSMSAETVDRVIRAFTARGGAYGFHDGERVKIWRARPAVGPDLEPGRLAVHEGAVFLGTGRGDLELLEVQPAGRNRMEAAAWARGRKLGSLR; encoded by the coding sequence GTGACCAGGATCGTTTTCCTGGGCACACCTGCCACGGCGGTCCCGAGCTTGCGGGCTCTGGGCAGCCAGGTCGTGATGGTCGTTACGCGACCCGACCGGGGCGCCGGCCGCTCGCGAAAGCCGCGTCCCTCACCGGTAAAGCTGGCTGCGTCACAGCTCGGAATCGATGTATTCCAGCCAGAGCGGTCGGCCGACCTGGCCGCGACCATCGCCTCCGCGCAAGCCGATGTGGCGGTCGTGGTTGCCTTTGGGATGCTCATTCCTGCTCCTGCCTTGTCGTTACCGGCGAAGGGGTTTGTGAATGTTCATTTCTCGCTCTTGCCACGGTGGCGCGGGGCTGCTCCCGTCGAGCGGGCCATCCTGGCCGGCGATCACGAGACCGGAGTGACCATCATGCAACTGGACGAGGGACTCGATACGGGTCCCCTGCTGGCCAGTCGAACGCTGCCGCTCAGCAGCGAATCCGATGCCGTAGGCGTCACCGATGCGCTCGCCGACCTTGGAGCAGAGCTACTGGCCGAGACGCTCCCGTCGTACCTTCGGGGGGAGCTGCAACCACGAGCACAGCCGGACGACGGCGTCACGTACGCGAAGCGCATCGACACTTCCGAGATGAAGATCGACCCATCGATGTCCGCGGAGACGGTCGATCGGGTGATCCGCGCGTTCACCGCACGCGGGGGCGCATACGGGTTCCACGATGGTGAGCGGGTGAAAATATGGCGAGCTCGCCCGGCAGTGGGTCCTGACCTCGAGCCCGGTCGACTTGCCGTCCACGAGGGAGCAGTGTTCCTTGGAACGGGCCGAGGTGACCTGGAATTGCTCGAAGTGCAGCCCGCCGGCCGGAACCGCATGGAGGCCGCTGCGTGGGCGCGCGGCCGCAAACTCGGCAGCCTGCGCTAG
- a CDS encoding amidohydrolase family protein, which yields MRELLLQGGVVLGPDGPATADVLIREGRVVEVGDHLRAERVIDCEGALVGPGFVDLHVHFREPGQEWKEDIESGSRAAAAGGFTAVVAMANTEPATDAGHLARYIQERGREVGLVEVIPAGAITLGRNGEHLAHLDELWKAGVRLFSDDGDAVQDAGLLRHAMEYISDLGGTVAQHAEDPGLTRNAHMHEGAVSSRLGMPGIPSLAEETIVARDLALVQLTGVRYHVQHVSTAGTVELVRTAKRRGLPVTAEATPHHLALDHTEIERMDAAYKMYPPLRSPEDVIAVGEALRDGTIDAVATDHAPHAAAEKDVPFEEAPRGVIGLETAAAVVQTFVAPDPVSLFERMSVAPAKIAGLAEHGRWLEPGAVANVVVFAPDVQWTPRRFVSRSENSPFLGRTLTGRVMATVHNGDVTYRSE from the coding sequence ATGCGTGAACTCTTACTGCAGGGCGGTGTCGTTCTCGGACCGGATGGGCCCGCTACGGCAGATGTGCTGATTCGCGAAGGACGAGTGGTCGAGGTGGGTGATCACCTGCGTGCGGAGCGGGTGATCGATTGTGAAGGTGCGCTTGTCGGTCCAGGGTTCGTGGACCTTCATGTTCATTTTCGTGAGCCCGGCCAGGAGTGGAAGGAAGACATTGAAAGTGGCTCCAGGGCGGCCGCCGCCGGCGGCTTCACGGCCGTCGTGGCGATGGCGAACACCGAGCCGGCGACCGATGCAGGACACCTTGCACGCTATATCCAGGAACGGGGCAGGGAAGTCGGCCTCGTGGAGGTGATCCCTGCAGGGGCGATCACACTCGGCCGCAACGGCGAGCACCTCGCTCATCTCGACGAACTGTGGAAAGCCGGTGTGCGACTCTTCTCCGACGATGGGGATGCCGTACAGGACGCCGGACTTCTGCGCCACGCCATGGAGTACATCTCGGACCTCGGCGGGACGGTCGCCCAACACGCCGAGGATCCCGGATTGACTCGCAACGCTCACATGCACGAGGGTGCCGTCTCTTCGAGGCTCGGGATGCCAGGTATCCCTTCTCTCGCAGAGGAAACGATCGTTGCGAGGGACCTCGCGCTCGTTCAACTCACCGGCGTCAGATACCACGTACAGCACGTGTCTACGGCCGGCACGGTCGAGTTGGTGCGAACGGCGAAACGTCGAGGTCTCCCGGTGACCGCGGAGGCCACTCCGCATCATCTCGCCCTGGATCACACCGAGATCGAACGGATGGACGCCGCATACAAGATGTACCCGCCGCTTCGGAGTCCAGAGGACGTAATCGCCGTCGGCGAGGCCCTGCGTGACGGTACGATCGACGCGGTGGCGACCGACCATGCACCGCACGCGGCAGCAGAAAAGGACGTTCCGTTCGAAGAAGCGCCGCGGGGTGTGATCGGGCTCGAGACGGCCGCGGCGGTAGTGCAGACGTTCGTCGCGCCGGATCCGGTCTCCTTGTTCGAGAGGATGTCGGTGGCGCCGGCCAAGATTGCAGGGCTCGCCGAACACGGCCGGTGGCTGGAGCCCGGAGCGGTGGCCAACGTCGTCGTGTTTGCTCCCGATGTCCAATGGACTCCCCGGCGATTCGTCTCGCGGTCGGAGAACTCTCCATTCCTGGGACGAACGCTGACGGGTCGCGTGATGGCAACGGTGCACAACGGCGACGTGACCTACCGGTCGGAGTGA
- a CDS encoding methionine adenosyltransferase: MRTWFFTSESVTEGHPDKVADRISDAILDEVIRQDPVGRVACETLVTRGRVLVAGEIGSSAQIDVDGTTRDAIAASGYDDPAAEFSARKCRIDNLIGVQSPDIAGGVEVSLEWRNGSTDPLDRLGAGDQGIMFGYAVKETPELMPAPIEYAHRLAQRLAAVRKDGTLDYLGPDGKTQVTVRYEGRKPVAVHRVLISSQHKPGFSQERLKDELTEAVVRPALDPSLISGEFELLVNPSGKFEVGGPEADTGLTGRKIIVDTYGGAARHGGGCFSGKDPTKVDRSAAYAARYAAKNVVAAGLAEECEVQLSYAIGRARPFSIRVETFGTEHIDLVVLDDLVRERFDFRPEAIIERFGLRRPIYTATSAYGHFGRDGFPWEATDLAEDLAREAG, translated from the coding sequence ATGCGTACCTGGTTCTTCACCTCTGAATCCGTCACCGAGGGACATCCCGACAAAGTCGCCGATCGCATCTCCGACGCGATTCTCGATGAGGTGATCAGACAGGACCCTGTGGGGCGCGTCGCCTGTGAAACGCTGGTTACCCGGGGCAGGGTTCTGGTTGCCGGGGAGATCGGGAGCAGTGCTCAGATCGATGTGGACGGGACAACCCGTGATGCAATCGCAGCTTCGGGATACGACGATCCTGCAGCGGAGTTTTCGGCGCGCAAGTGCCGGATCGACAACCTGATCGGTGTACAGAGCCCCGACATTGCCGGAGGAGTCGAAGTCTCATTGGAGTGGCGGAACGGATCCACCGACCCGTTGGACCGTCTCGGTGCCGGAGACCAAGGGATCATGTTCGGCTACGCGGTCAAAGAAACCCCGGAACTCATGCCGGCCCCGATTGAGTACGCTCATCGGCTCGCACAGCGACTCGCGGCAGTACGGAAGGACGGGACGCTCGACTATCTCGGTCCGGACGGAAAAACTCAGGTGACCGTCAGGTATGAGGGCCGCAAACCCGTCGCGGTGCACCGGGTGCTGATCTCGAGCCAGCACAAGCCGGGGTTCTCCCAGGAGCGGCTGAAGGATGAACTGACCGAAGCGGTCGTTCGACCTGCGCTCGATCCATCGCTGATCTCCGGAGAGTTCGAGCTGCTTGTCAATCCTTCGGGGAAATTCGAAGTGGGCGGACCCGAAGCCGATACCGGCCTCACGGGACGCAAGATCATTGTCGACACGTATGGAGGCGCCGCTCGCCATGGAGGAGGATGCTTCTCTGGGAAGGACCCCACGAAGGTGGACCGTTCTGCGGCGTATGCGGCGAGATATGCGGCGAAGAACGTGGTGGCGGCCGGCTTGGCCGAGGAGTGCGAGGTACAGCTCTCGTACGCGATCGGACGTGCCCGGCCGTTCTCCATTCGCGTAGAGACATTTGGCACGGAGCACATCGACCTGGTGGTCCTGGATGATCTCGTCAGGGAACGATTCGATTTTCGACCGGAAGCGATCATCGAACGCTTCGGTCTGCGTCGGCCGATCTATACGGCGACTTCTGCGTACGGTCATTTCGGTCGCGATGGATTTCCCTGGGAGGCGACCGACCTCGCCGAAGACCTGGCCAGGGAGGCAGGCTGA
- a CDS encoding dihydroorotate dehydrogenase yields the protein MPLDTPLIAAAGTFGAVVDFAAVAALQVYGAAVAKSVSAEPWPGRPAPRVGSVGTGMLNGIGIQNPGIEAWVVSMAGEIEEVPIPVWGSAVGQTPGEFAFVATEMARAGVGAVEVNLSCPNLEGRGIIALDPVKSGEVIAEVRSAVDVPIGAKLSPNAADIVEVAGAVLNAGADFLTLTNTVKGAGIDVRTRRPILTGLIGGYSGPPLKPISLACVLEVHREIPDAPIIGCGGVRSGEDVIEYLLAGASAVGLGSVHFVEPRAGSRILREVLSLADELKFETLSELIGGVEPW from the coding sequence GTGCCTCTTGATACGCCGTTGATCGCCGCGGCGGGCACGTTCGGAGCAGTTGTCGATTTTGCAGCGGTGGCTGCTCTGCAGGTATATGGAGCTGCGGTGGCCAAGTCGGTGAGTGCCGAGCCATGGCCCGGTCGTCCGGCACCTCGAGTGGGGTCGGTGGGCACCGGGATGCTCAACGGAATCGGCATTCAGAACCCGGGCATCGAGGCCTGGGTCGTGTCCATGGCCGGCGAGATCGAAGAAGTGCCGATTCCTGTCTGGGGCTCCGCAGTGGGACAGACGCCCGGGGAATTCGCATTCGTCGCAACCGAGATGGCTCGCGCCGGGGTCGGTGCAGTCGAGGTCAACCTCTCCTGCCCGAACCTCGAAGGGCGAGGGATCATTGCGCTGGACCCGGTGAAATCGGGTGAAGTCATCGCGGAAGTTCGGTCGGCGGTGGATGTTCCGATCGGAGCGAAGCTCTCCCCGAACGCGGCGGATATCGTCGAGGTCGCCGGCGCCGTCCTGAATGCGGGGGCGGACTTTCTCACCCTGACGAATACCGTCAAAGGGGCGGGCATCGACGTACGAACAAGGCGGCCGATCCTCACAGGGTTGATCGGTGGCTACTCGGGACCCCCGTTGAAGCCGATTTCGCTCGCCTGTGTGCTCGAAGTGCACCGGGAGATACCCGACGCGCCGATCATTGGCTGCGGTGGCGTGCGGAGCGGGGAAGACGTGATCGAGTATCTCCTGGCTGGAGCGTCGGCAGTCGGTCTCGGGTCCGTGCACTTCGTGGAACCGAGAGCCGGAAGCAGGATCCTTCGCGAGGTACTCAGCCTCGCAGATGAGTTGAAGTTCGAGACGTTGAGTGAGCTGATTGGAGGAGTGGAACCATGGTGA
- a CDS encoding guanylate kinase → MPAPTRALVSTDPGRLIVVSGPSGVGKSTVVAALHEQHPFFFSVSVTTRQRRPGEAEGVDYRFVTREEFDRLRSSGQLLEWAEYAGFQYGTPKDPVLEQLASGNDVLLDIEVNGAVQVKAAFPEAITVFVAPPSLEALEERLRGRGDTDPKQIERRLEIAAWQLSTARDTFDHVIVNRRVEDTVAQILRILDASPTRADSS, encoded by the coding sequence GTGCCGGCGCCGACGCGAGCGCTCGTGAGTACTGATCCTGGGCGCCTCATCGTCGTTTCCGGTCCTTCGGGTGTCGGCAAGTCGACAGTGGTGGCCGCACTTCACGAGCAGCATCCCTTCTTCTTCTCCGTCTCGGTTACGACCAGACAGCGCCGACCTGGAGAGGCAGAGGGAGTGGACTACCGGTTCGTCACGCGAGAGGAGTTCGACCGGCTGCGATCCTCGGGCCAACTTCTCGAATGGGCAGAGTATGCCGGGTTTCAGTACGGGACTCCCAAGGATCCCGTGCTGGAGCAGCTCGCATCCGGCAACGACGTGTTGCTGGATATCGAGGTCAATGGTGCCGTGCAGGTCAAAGCGGCGTTCCCGGAAGCGATCACGGTGTTCGTGGCCCCTCCGTCGTTGGAGGCCCTCGAGGAGAGACTCCGGGGGAGGGGAGATACCGACCCGAAGCAGATCGAGCGGCGTCTCGAAATAGCTGCATGGCAACTGAGTACGGCCAGGGACACCTTCGATCATGTGATCGTCAACAGGCGGGTTGAGGATACAGTCGCCCAGATCCTGCGTATACTTGATGCATCCCCCACGAGAGCAGACTCATCATGA
- the coaBC gene encoding bifunctional phosphopantothenoylcysteine decarboxylase/phosphopantothenate--cysteine ligase CoaBC, whose protein sequence is MQRRILLGVTGGIAAYKSIYLARRLGEEGADVQVVMTDAAQRFVGAQSFSAVTGHRALTDLFGRVSPHTELAQWAEGVVVAPATATTIAKAAAGLGDDLLSATLMATRSPVLFAPAMHTEMWENAATRRNVSTLMADGYRFVGPASGVLAGGDIGPGRMVEPEEIITALSAMMNPELAGWDVLVTAGGTREPIDPVRFVGNRSTGKMGHAIAAEAARRGAHVTLISTSALETPPGVDRVTVETADEMAAAVLERAPSVDVAVMAAAVADFKPAEVFDRKLRRKNGPPLLKMTKTPDILAAVAALDPRPFLVGFAAETGPVDAAVEKARGKGADFIVANDVSAEGSGFGTETNQVSILDPEGAIDAWPLMSKQEVAVRLWDLIAERAKSRQPR, encoded by the coding sequence ATGCAGCGGCGCATCCTGCTCGGGGTTACCGGAGGAATTGCCGCGTACAAGTCCATCTATCTGGCTCGCCGACTCGGCGAAGAGGGTGCGGACGTCCAGGTGGTCATGACGGACGCAGCTCAACGCTTCGTCGGGGCGCAGAGTTTCTCCGCAGTGACCGGTCACCGAGCTCTTACCGATCTCTTCGGCCGTGTGAGCCCGCACACCGAACTTGCGCAGTGGGCAGAAGGTGTCGTGGTTGCACCTGCAACTGCCACGACGATCGCAAAAGCGGCCGCCGGACTCGGAGACGATCTCCTGTCGGCAACGCTCATGGCAACACGCTCCCCGGTGCTCTTCGCCCCCGCGATGCATACCGAGATGTGGGAAAACGCTGCAACACGAAGGAACGTGTCCACACTGATGGCCGATGGCTACCGTTTCGTGGGCCCGGCGTCCGGAGTGCTTGCCGGGGGGGACATAGGGCCTGGACGGATGGTTGAACCCGAGGAGATCATTACCGCCCTTTCGGCGATGATGAATCCTGAGCTCGCAGGATGGGACGTGCTCGTGACGGCCGGCGGCACACGGGAGCCCATCGACCCTGTCCGGTTCGTCGGCAACCGATCGACCGGAAAGATGGGCCATGCCATCGCCGCCGAAGCGGCACGCAGAGGCGCACATGTGACGCTGATCAGCACATCGGCTCTCGAGACACCCCCGGGAGTGGATCGTGTCACGGTCGAGACCGCGGACGAAATGGCCGCAGCGGTACTGGAGCGCGCTCCGAGTGTCGATGTGGCCGTGATGGCGGCCGCCGTCGCAGACTTCAAACCGGCCGAAGTCTTCGATCGGAAACTCCGGCGGAAAAACGGCCCACCGCTGCTGAAGATGACCAAGACTCCCGACATTCTCGCTGCGGTTGCAGCGCTCGATCCCCGACCTTTCCTCGTAGGTTTCGCTGCCGAGACGGGCCCCGTGGATGCGGCGGTCGAGAAAGCCCGCGGCAAAGGTGCAGACTTCATCGTCGCAAACGACGTGAGCGCAGAAGGGTCCGGATTCGGAACCGAGACGAACCAAGTGAGCATCCTCGATCCCGAGGGCGCCATCGACGCGTGGCCACTCATGTCGAAACAGGAGGTCGCCGTCCGTCTCTGGGACCTCATCGCGGAGAGAGCGAAGTCGCGCCAACCCCGATAG